In a genomic window of Salegentibacter salegens:
- a CDS encoding M14 family metallopeptidase → MKKILVLSVGLLSLISCDLEKYQLVTDYDLETRFEKSDGKETGTYEEVIDFYTQLAKSSGKISLEEFGKTDSGKPLHLAIYSPNKDFDFEELREENSIILINNGIHPGESDGIDATMMLFRDLAGDSITAPKNTVLATIPIYNIGGALNRNSTSRTNQNGPAEYGFRGNARNYDLNRDFIKADTRNTRSFYEIFHHVRPDIFIDNHVSNGADYQYTLTHLFTQHNKLGGELGTYLNEQIMPALEDSLAKKDWDITPYVNVFNTVPEEGFSQFNDHPRYSTGYTTLWNTIGMMVETHMLKPYPKRVRGTYELMRSMIGIAENDRERMKDIRNRASRKYLTDRWYPINFKPDMENPSEMEFKGYEGEMIASEVTGNDRLKYDSDKPFTKQVDYYNNFIAEDTIEIPRAYVIPQGWWQLTDLLKLNKIKLEPLQRDTTLYVETYKIEDFKTRDQAYEGHYMHSETKVSKKMDSVKFRKGDFVIKTFQDGARYLIETLEPEAPDSFFNWNFFDTVLQQKEGFSPYVFEDIAKKMLDENPELKERFEEKKRSDSEFSNSSYNQLAWLHKQSKHYEAAHLRYPIFRMPR, encoded by the coding sequence ATGAAAAAAATTCTCGTTTTGAGTGTGGGGCTACTTTCGCTGATTTCTTGCGATTTAGAAAAATATCAACTGGTTACTGATTATGATCTTGAAACCAGATTTGAAAAAAGTGATGGTAAAGAAACCGGCACTTATGAAGAAGTTATTGATTTTTACACCCAACTTGCCAAAAGTTCGGGCAAAATAAGCCTCGAGGAATTTGGGAAAACCGATAGTGGTAAACCGCTGCATCTTGCCATTTATAGCCCAAATAAAGATTTTGATTTTGAAGAGTTAAGGGAAGAAAATAGTATTATTCTTATAAATAATGGTATTCACCCCGGGGAAAGCGATGGCATAGATGCCACTATGATGCTTTTTAGGGATTTGGCAGGAGATTCTATTACCGCACCAAAAAATACCGTTTTAGCTACTATTCCCATTTATAATATTGGTGGTGCTTTAAATCGTAATTCCACAAGTAGAACCAATCAAAACGGACCTGCCGAATATGGATTTAGAGGAAATGCCAGGAACTACGACCTTAATCGTGATTTTATAAAAGCAGATACGCGAAACACCCGAAGTTTCTACGAGATTTTTCACCACGTAAGACCAGATATTTTTATTGATAACCACGTGAGCAATGGTGCCGATTATCAATATACACTCACCCATCTATTTACCCAGCATAATAAATTAGGCGGTGAACTGGGAACTTATTTGAATGAACAAATTATGCCGGCGCTGGAAGATTCACTCGCTAAAAAAGACTGGGATATTACTCCTTATGTGAATGTTTTTAATACAGTCCCGGAAGAGGGATTTTCACAATTTAACGATCATCCTCGCTATTCTACTGGTTATACAACGCTATGGAATACTATTGGAATGATGGTAGAAACGCATATGCTAAAACCCTACCCCAAACGAGTTAGGGGAACTTACGAGTTGATGCGCAGTATGATTGGTATTGCCGAAAATGACAGGGAACGAATGAAAGATATTCGCAATCGGGCTTCACGAAAATACCTGACAGATCGCTGGTACCCCATAAATTTTAAACCCGATATGGAAAATCCCAGCGAAATGGAATTTAAAGGTTATGAAGGGGAAATGATTGCCAGTGAAGTTACCGGGAACGATCGTTTAAAATATGATAGTGACAAGCCGTTTACGAAACAAGTTGATTACTACAATAATTTTATTGCGGAAGATACCATAGAGATCCCCAGGGCATATGTCATTCCGCAAGGTTGGTGGCAGCTCACCGATCTTTTAAAACTCAACAAAATAAAGCTGGAACCGCTACAGCGAGATACTACTTTATATGTAGAAACTTATAAAATAGAAGATTTTAAAACCAGGGATCAAGCCTACGAAGGTCATTATATGCATAGTGAAACCAAAGTTTCTAAAAAGATGGATTCAGTGAAGTTTAGAAAAGGGGATTTTGTGATTAAAACCTTTCAGGATGGTGCCAGGTATTTAATTGAAACTTTAGAGCCAGAAGCGCCAGATTCTTTCTTTAACTGGAATTTCTTTGATACCGTTCTTCAGCAAAAAGAAGGTTTTTCGCCTTACGTTTTTGAAGATATTGCAAAGAAAATGCTAGATGAAAATCCTGAATTAAAAGAACGTTTTGAAGAAAAGAAACGCAGTGATTCCGAATTTTCTAACAGTTCATACAATCAATTAGCCTGGCTGCACAAACAATCTAAACATTATGAAGCGGCGCATCTACGCTACCCTATCTTCAGAATGCCGCGCTAA
- a CDS encoding biotin--[acetyl-CoA-carboxylase] ligase — protein MRIIKVNATNSTNEFARELYRGKTSFEPICVVAREQTKGRGQRGSGWVSNAGDNLTFSVLYPKIRVGVNHQFLMSATVSLAIIEVLNKFNVPTLKVKWPNDIMSARYKISGILIENILKNNEIAASIIGVGLNVNQTQFPGLPQASSLKLVTGVQFNLDELLKRITDEFEEKLTQINAEAETSILEKYAKNMFKRDVVSTFQLPDNTYLTGIIRGVTNSGRLNLEIEDSVFKTFDLKEIKLMY, from the coding sequence ATGCGTATAATCAAAGTTAATGCCACCAATTCTACAAACGAATTCGCCCGGGAGCTCTACCGCGGCAAAACTTCTTTTGAACCCATATGTGTGGTGGCTCGTGAGCAAACCAAAGGTCGTGGCCAACGCGGCTCTGGGTGGGTTTCAAATGCGGGAGATAACCTTACTTTTAGCGTTTTATATCCCAAAATAAGAGTTGGTGTAAACCATCAGTTTTTGATGAGTGCCACCGTATCTCTGGCTATTATTGAAGTGCTAAACAAATTTAATGTGCCTACATTAAAAGTGAAATGGCCTAACGACATAATGTCAGCACGCTATAAGATTAGCGGAATTCTTATTGAAAATATTCTGAAAAATAATGAAATAGCTGCCTCTATAATTGGCGTGGGATTAAATGTGAATCAAACTCAATTTCCCGGCCTCCCACAGGCTTCTTCGCTTAAATTGGTAACCGGAGTTCAATTTAACCTGGATGAATTACTAAAGAGAATTACCGATGAATTTGAAGAAAAATTAACTCAAATAAATGCTGAAGCTGAAACATCAATTTTAGAGAAATATGCAAAGAATATGTTTAAACGAGATGTAGTGTCTACTTTTCAACTGCCAGATAACACTTATCTCACGGGAATTATTCGTGGTGTCACCAATTCGGGCAGGTTGAATTTGGAAATAGAAGATTCGGTTTTTAAAACTTTCGATTTAAAAGAGATTAAATTGATGTACTAA
- a CDS encoding NUDIX hydrolase translates to MYKVFVNDIPLILSTKKDFGENYVSLPIKKVRIKRIIKKISKGELLYVNLYHEKEEKLLKHLFKKLRVVTAAGGMVLNDKDEILFIYRKKRWDLPKGKTEKNETIEASAIREVEEETGVEGLKVTKFLQKTYHIFKRKGRYRLKVTHWYEMRTSYDGELRPETKEGIEKAKWKDLKKSQKALQKSYANIKLLFSEKYLARHSEDRVA, encoded by the coding sequence ATGTATAAAGTTTTTGTAAATGATATTCCCTTAATTCTCTCTACAAAGAAAGATTTTGGCGAAAATTATGTATCACTGCCCATTAAGAAGGTGAGAATTAAACGGATAATTAAAAAAATTAGTAAAGGAGAACTGCTTTACGTCAATCTTTATCACGAAAAAGAAGAAAAACTGCTGAAACATTTGTTTAAAAAGCTACGTGTGGTTACTGCCGCAGGTGGAATGGTTTTAAACGATAAAGATGAAATACTGTTCATTTACCGAAAAAAACGCTGGGATCTTCCTAAAGGTAAAACTGAAAAGAACGAAACTATCGAGGCTTCTGCAATAAGGGAAGTAGAAGAGGAAACCGGGGTTGAAGGTTTAAAAGTGACCAAATTCTTACAGAAAACTTATCATATTTTTAAACGAAAAGGCCGTTACAGGCTAAAAGTTACACACTGGTACGAAATGCGAACCTCCTACGATGGCGAATTACGTCCCGAAACCAAAGAAGGAATTGAAAAAGCAAAATGGAAAGATTTAAAGAAAAGCCAAAAGGCCCTTCAAAAATCTTATGCTAATATTAAGCTCCTTTTTTCTGAAAAATACTTAGCGCGGCATTCTGAAGATAGGGTAGCGTAG
- the rsfS gene encoding ribosome silencing factor yields MAKKEANNDQLIAHIIKGIEEVKGNDIDILDLRQLENTVCDYFIICNGTSNTQVNAIVNSIQKTVSKALKDKPWHVEGGENAEWVLLDYVNVVVHVFQKHIREFYDIESLWGDAKITSIETNY; encoded by the coding sequence ATGGCAAAAAAAGAAGCGAACAACGATCAACTTATTGCGCATATAATTAAAGGAATTGAAGAGGTAAAAGGCAACGACATTGATATTCTTGACCTTAGGCAACTAGAAAATACCGTGTGTGATTATTTTATAATTTGCAACGGGACTTCCAATACACAGGTAAACGCCATTGTGAATTCCATCCAAAAAACAGTAAGTAAGGCTCTTAAAGACAAACCCTGGCACGTAGAAGGCGGAGAAAATGCAGAGTGGGTACTTTTAGATTATGTAAACGTGGTTGTTCACGTTTTCCAAAAACATATTAGAGAGTTTTACGATATTGAAAGTCTTTGGGGTGATGCAAAAATCACTTCCATAGAAACCAATTACTAA
- a CDS encoding PQQ-dependent sugar dehydrogenase, translating to MKKLTTIIGISLSCWLAIPAQAQVNTNLSEEKKKELSQQPTDVVETAIGELRLVPPFSSESVTKESEVIGWGDKKPQAPAGFKVTKFAENLKHPRRTYIAPNGDIFVVESNTKNSANRITLIRDKDGDGTPDYQDVFLDDLNQPYGMLVLNNYFYVANTDGLYRYPYTEGATKIEAKGEKILSLPAGGYNNHWTRNLLANENGSKIYVSVGSASNVGEYGMDKEERRAAILEINPDGSGEKIYAAGLRNPVGMDWNPVTGELWTAVNERDKIGNNLVPDYITSVKEDGWYGWPYSYYGQIQDPRWADDPHTDLVEKAIVPDVPVGPHTASLGLAFYTKNKFPEKYKNGVFVGQHGSWNRAVFSGYKILFVPFDENGKPGQPEDFLTGFIADEAESKVHGRPVGVTVTPDGALLVNDDDANIIWKVSAE from the coding sequence ATGAAAAAGCTTACTACAATTATAGGTATTTCTCTTTCCTGCTGGCTTGCTATTCCAGCCCAGGCTCAGGTGAATACCAATCTTAGTGAAGAGAAGAAAAAAGAATTGTCACAACAACCCACAGACGTTGTAGAGACAGCAATTGGCGAACTTAGGTTAGTGCCGCCTTTTTCTTCAGAATCGGTTACCAAAGAGAGTGAAGTGATTGGTTGGGGAGATAAAAAACCACAGGCCCCGGCCGGATTTAAAGTTACCAAATTCGCAGAGAACTTAAAACACCCACGAAGAACTTACATAGCGCCAAATGGAGATATTTTTGTGGTTGAATCTAATACGAAAAACAGCGCCAACAGAATTACGCTGATAAGAGATAAAGATGGGGACGGAACTCCAGATTATCAGGACGTATTTTTAGATGATTTAAATCAACCTTACGGAATGTTGGTTTTGAATAATTATTTCTACGTTGCCAATACCGACGGACTTTACCGGTATCCATATACTGAAGGAGCTACAAAAATTGAAGCCAAAGGAGAGAAAATTCTTAGTCTTCCTGCAGGCGGATATAATAATCACTGGACGCGTAATTTACTCGCTAATGAAAATGGAAGTAAAATTTATGTCTCTGTAGGTTCTGCCAGTAATGTAGGCGAATACGGAATGGATAAAGAAGAAAGACGGGCAGCTATTCTTGAAATTAATCCTGATGGAAGCGGGGAGAAAATTTATGCTGCCGGGTTAAGAAATCCCGTTGGGATGGATTGGAATCCTGTTACTGGTGAACTTTGGACCGCTGTGAACGAGCGAGATAAAATTGGAAACAACTTAGTGCCAGATTATATTACCAGTGTGAAAGAAGATGGTTGGTACGGCTGGCCTTATTCTTATTACGGGCAGATTCAGGATCCAAGATGGGCAGATGATCCGCATACTGATTTAGTTGAAAAAGCCATTGTGCCAGATGTGCCCGTGGGACCACATACTGCTTCTTTAGGTCTTGCATTTTATACTAAAAATAAATTTCCGGAAAAATATAAAAATGGCGTTTTTGTAGGCCAGCACGGTTCCTGGAACAGGGCGGTTTTCTCTGGGTATAAGATACTTTTTGTGCCTTTTGATGAAAACGGAAAACCCGGCCAGCCCGAAGATTTCCTTACCGGATTTATAGCCGATGAAGCCGAAAGTAAGGTGCACGGGAGACCTGTAGGAGTTACTGTTACACCAGATGGAGCTCTTTTGGTAAATGACGACGATGCAAACATAATCTGGAAAGTTTCAGCAGAATAA
- the ftsH gene encoding ATP-dependent zinc metalloprotease FtsH, whose product MAKQQPKKKTDPKKPKFNAYWIYAAIIIIFIGINFFSGGGFSEPAQTNPAEFLSYLRDGDVKKVEIVNRKQAKVYLTEEAAQKDIHKSANDPELFNTGGETPAYSFEFGDLQNLEDDIKEIKAENNLDTTVVYDTQSNVMSEIFWALLPFILIIGVWIFIMKKMSSGAGGGAGGQIFNIGKSKAKLFDQNTDVKTSFKDVAGLEGAKEEVQEIVDFLKHPDKYTSLGGKIPKGALLVGPPGTGKTLLAKAVAGEAKVPFFSLSGSDFVEMFVGVGASRVRDLFKQAKEKSPSIIFIDEIDAIGRARGKSNFSGSNDERENTLNQLLTEMDGFGTNTNVIVVAATNRADVLDKALMRAGRFDRQIYVDLPDLNERKEIFEVHLKPLKKVAEELDTEFLAKQTPGFSGADIANVCNEAALIAARKGNKAVGKQDFLDAVDRIVGGLEKKNKIITPDEKKAIAYHEAGHATVSWMLEHAAPLVKVTIVPRGQSLGAAWYLPEERLIVRPEQMLDEMCAALGGRAAEKVVFDKISTGALSDLEKVTKQAKAMVTIYGLNDKVGNLTYYDSSGQSEYNFTKPYSESTSELIDKEISNLIETQYKRAIDLLTEHKDKLGQLADILLDKEVIFKDDLETIFGKRPYDKDKAKTEVLGQKETPKIEEKAAETEEQNPTPGNDSEESTITENDSVNK is encoded by the coding sequence ATGGCGAAACAGCAACCCAAAAAAAAGACAGATCCCAAGAAGCCTAAGTTTAATGCTTACTGGATCTATGCCGCTATAATTATTATATTTATAGGAATCAATTTCTTTAGCGGAGGCGGTTTTAGTGAACCGGCTCAAACCAATCCGGCCGAATTTCTATCTTACCTTAGAGACGGTGACGTAAAAAAGGTAGAAATTGTTAACCGAAAACAAGCTAAAGTTTATCTTACCGAGGAGGCAGCACAAAAAGACATTCATAAATCAGCTAACGATCCAGAGCTTTTTAACACCGGTGGCGAAACCCCGGCCTATAGTTTTGAGTTTGGAGATTTGCAAAACCTTGAAGACGACATCAAGGAAATAAAAGCTGAAAATAATTTAGACACCACTGTAGTTTACGATACGCAAAGTAACGTAATGAGTGAGATTTTCTGGGCATTATTACCCTTCATACTAATTATTGGAGTTTGGATTTTTATAATGAAAAAAATGAGCTCTGGTGCCGGTGGTGGTGCAGGAGGCCAAATTTTCAATATTGGAAAATCTAAAGCCAAATTATTTGACCAAAATACCGATGTTAAGACTTCTTTTAAAGATGTAGCCGGATTAGAAGGAGCAAAAGAGGAAGTTCAGGAAATTGTAGACTTTTTAAAGCACCCAGACAAATACACCTCTCTTGGTGGTAAAATTCCTAAAGGAGCCCTACTTGTAGGACCTCCCGGAACCGGTAAAACCTTATTAGCTAAAGCCGTTGCAGGAGAAGCAAAAGTTCCTTTCTTCTCACTTTCGGGATCAGACTTCGTTGAAATGTTTGTAGGTGTTGGGGCTTCGAGAGTTCGTGACTTGTTTAAGCAAGCCAAAGAAAAATCACCTTCCATTATTTTTATTGATGAAATTGATGCCATTGGCCGTGCCCGTGGAAAAAGTAATTTCTCTGGTTCTAACGATGAACGTGAAAATACCTTAAACCAGTTATTAACAGAAATGGATGGTTTTGGCACAAATACCAATGTAATTGTGGTAGCCGCAACCAACCGTGCCGATGTATTGGATAAAGCTCTAATGCGTGCCGGGAGATTTGACCGCCAGATCTATGTTGATCTTCCTGATTTAAATGAAAGAAAAGAAATTTTTGAAGTTCACCTGAAGCCACTTAAAAAAGTTGCTGAAGAACTTGATACTGAATTTTTAGCAAAACAAACTCCCGGGTTTTCGGGGGCCGATATAGCCAATGTTTGTAACGAGGCTGCGCTTATCGCCGCCCGTAAAGGCAACAAAGCAGTTGGAAAACAAGATTTTCTTGATGCTGTAGACCGTATTGTTGGCGGACTCGAGAAAAAGAATAAAATTATTACACCAGACGAGAAGAAAGCTATTGCCTACCACGAAGCCGGTCACGCAACTGTGAGCTGGATGTTAGAGCACGCTGCCCCACTGGTAAAAGTAACTATTGTTCCGCGTGGACAGTCTCTTGGAGCCGCCTGGTATTTACCAGAAGAACGTCTTATTGTAAGACCAGAGCAAATGCTGGATGAAATGTGTGCAGCCCTGGGTGGTCGTGCCGCAGAGAAAGTTGTTTTTGACAAGATTTCAACCGGAGCTTTAAGTGACCTCGAAAAAGTAACTAAACAAGCGAAAGCGATGGTTACTATATATGGGTTGAATGATAAAGTTGGGAATCTTACTTATTACGATTCTTCTGGCCAGAGTGAATATAATTTCACCAAACCATATAGTGAAAGTACATCTGAGCTTATTGATAAAGAGATTTCTAATTTAATTGAAACTCAATATAAACGGGCCATAGATTTACTTACCGAGCACAAAGACAAACTGGGACAGTTAGCCGATATTCTTCTTGATAAAGAGGTGATCTTTAAAGATGATCTTGAAACTATCTTCGGAAAAAGACCTTACGATAAGGATAAGGCAAAAACTGAAGTATTAGGACAAAAAGAAACTCCTAAAATTGAAGAAAAAGCAGCTGAAACTGAAGAACAAAATCCAACCCCCGGAAATGATTCTGAAGAGAGCACTATAACTGAAAACGATTCAGTTAATAAATAG
- a CDS encoding TonB-dependent receptor has protein sequence MEKKLLALLCLFCLGNLFSQENQFKVLNANTTEPLEDISVYKNSSLVAVTDEDGNFSLNLEELPGNFQISALGFETLEIRLTATTPQEIYLSPISEALSEVVVRSTVIPKTLRKVPASVNLVTQTDFNRTDATNVLETFNNVPGMFVNQGALNTNKINIRGIGARSQYSTNRIQAYFDGIPLTTAEGELTLDDFDQESLDRIEVIKGPTSSIYGAGLGGSINLYSKQPEKEEARLTAKTQFGSFNTQKQVYQASNTTKNSSLFATFANLTSDGYRDNGNYDRKSALVNGSLKTGENGSLSYLANFTRLKAFIPSSINEDDFLNNPKTEAFTWGQSQGYESYDRGMLGGSYTHSLFDNFSNTTSVFLSFRDAYEPRPFDILKEERVSAGVRTKFNLNTRVFEFPSEISFGAEYYNEWYETGTFENLYEEFPGEGSVLGERESNNEQDRNYANFFAQINFEFTEKWNLEAGFNLNTTNYRLTDLYTQDEVDQTGDYSFDPVFSPRIGTSYEIGEGKNIYASISHGFSTPTVAETLTPEGQINTNLEPETGINYEAGFKGNWLQNKLYTEISVFSIQIENLLVAQRVAEDQYVGINAGKTNHNGIEFLTNYRFLVGSDISIKPYINGAINFFEFDEFINNEEDFSGNELPGVPKYTINLGVDIQSESGFEFYGNFRNVGEIPLDDANSGYTDQYSLLNFKAGYTFNLFQDFDINLYGGVNNVLDEQYAASVLTNAVGFGGSAPRSYYPGNPRNYFGGVQLNYVF, from the coding sequence TTGGAAAAAAAATTACTGGCGCTTTTATGCCTATTTTGTCTTGGTAACCTGTTTTCTCAGGAAAATCAATTTAAAGTCCTAAATGCAAATACTACTGAACCTTTAGAAGATATTTCTGTCTACAAAAATTCATCGCTAGTTGCTGTTACAGATGAAGATGGAAATTTCAGTTTGAATTTAGAAGAATTACCCGGGAATTTTCAAATTTCAGCACTTGGTTTTGAAACTTTAGAAATTAGACTTACAGCAACTACGCCACAGGAAATATATTTGAGTCCAATTTCCGAAGCACTCTCAGAAGTGGTGGTGCGAAGTACGGTCATACCCAAAACACTTAGAAAAGTGCCGGCGTCGGTAAACCTGGTAACTCAAACGGACTTTAATCGTACCGATGCTACAAATGTGTTGGAAACTTTTAATAATGTTCCCGGAATGTTTGTAAACCAGGGCGCTTTAAATACTAACAAAATAAATATTCGTGGTATCGGTGCACGTTCGCAATACAGCACCAATAGAATTCAGGCTTACTTTGATGGAATTCCATTAACCACCGCCGAAGGGGAATTAACTTTAGATGATTTTGACCAGGAAAGTCTGGATAGAATTGAAGTGATAAAAGGACCAACTTCGAGTATTTACGGTGCCGGATTGGGAGGGTCTATTAACCTTTATTCAAAACAACCCGAAAAGGAAGAAGCCCGACTGACTGCAAAAACGCAATTTGGAAGTTTTAATACCCAAAAACAGGTTTATCAGGCTTCAAATACCACTAAAAATTCTTCACTTTTTGCAACGTTTGCTAACTTAACTAGCGATGGTTACCGTGATAATGGAAATTACGACAGAAAATCGGCTTTGGTAAATGGAAGTTTAAAAACCGGCGAAAACGGTAGTTTGTCTTATCTCGCAAATTTCACCCGTTTAAAAGCATTTATTCCGAGTTCTATTAACGAAGATGATTTTCTAAACAATCCCAAAACCGAGGCATTTACCTGGGGGCAATCCCAGGGCTACGAATCTTACGATCGTGGAATGCTGGGCGGTTCTTATACACATTCACTTTTTGATAATTTCAGCAATACTACCAGTGTTTTCTTAAGTTTTAGAGACGCTTACGAGCCGCGTCCTTTTGATATTTTAAAGGAAGAGCGTGTTTCGGCCGGGGTTCGAACAAAGTTCAATTTAAATACCCGGGTTTTTGAATTCCCTTCAGAAATTAGTTTTGGTGCCGAATATTATAACGAATGGTATGAAACAGGAACTTTTGAGAATTTATACGAAGAGTTTCCTGGGGAAGGAAGTGTGTTGGGTGAGCGCGAAAGCAATAATGAACAGGATAGAAATTACGCCAATTTTTTCGCTCAAATTAATTTTGAATTTACTGAAAAATGGAATCTTGAAGCAGGATTTAACCTGAATACTACCAATTACAGATTAACCGATCTTTATACACAAGACGAGGTAGACCAAACCGGGGATTATAGTTTTGATCCGGTTTTTTCACCTAGAATTGGAACGAGTTATGAAATTGGTGAGGGCAAAAATATCTATGCCTCCATAAGCCACGGATTTTCAACACCCACGGTTGCTGAAACCTTAACTCCCGAAGGGCAGATAAACACCAACCTTGAACCGGAAACCGGGATTAATTATGAAGCCGGATTTAAAGGAAACTGGCTTCAAAATAAGTTGTATACCGAAATTTCGGTTTTTTCCATTCAAATAGAAAATCTACTTGTAGCACAACGTGTGGCTGAAGATCAATATGTAGGAATAAATGCAGGAAAAACCAATCATAATGGAATTGAATTCCTAACCAACTACCGCTTTTTAGTAGGTTCTGACATTTCGATTAAACCTTATATTAATGGCGCTATAAACTTCTTTGAGTTCGATGAATTTATAAATAATGAGGAGGATTTCTCCGGAAATGAACTGCCCGGTGTACCAAAATATACGATAAACCTGGGAGTCGATATTCAAAGCGAATCAGGTTTTGAATTCTACGGAAATTTTAGAAACGTGGGTGAAATTCCTTTGGATGATGCGAATTCTGGTTATACAGATCAGTACAGTTTGCTGAATTTTAAAGCGGGTTATACTTTTAATTTATTTCAGGATTTTGATATAAATCTTTATGGCGGAGTAAACAACGTGTTGGATGAACAATATGCAGCAAGTGTTTTAACTAATGCCGTAGGATTTGGAGGTTCAGCACCACGTTCTTATTATCCCGGTAATCCCAGAAACTATTTTGGAGGCGTTCAACTGAATTATGTTTTTTAA
- a CDS encoding SRPBCC family protein, which translates to MNIESPKVTADKSQQEMFNFLTKVENYEQLMPESKEVFEVRDEKTFVFGLKGMPVIKLEILETIEPELVVLGSTSEKFDFKLKAHISALNENQSEVQMEFNGEFNAMMAMMVKKPLTKFINTLAENIGKL; encoded by the coding sequence ATGAATATAGAAAGCCCAAAAGTTACTGCAGATAAAAGTCAGCAGGAAATGTTTAATTTTTTGACTAAGGTTGAGAATTATGAACAATTAATGCCTGAGAGCAAAGAAGTATTTGAAGTTAGAGATGAGAAAACTTTTGTTTTTGGCCTTAAAGGAATGCCCGTAATAAAATTGGAAATTCTGGAAACCATAGAACCGGAATTGGTTGTTTTAGGTTCTACTTCAGAGAAGTTTGATTTTAAATTAAAAGCGCATATTTCGGCTTTAAATGAAAACCAAAGTGAAGTGCAAATGGAGTTCAATGGGGAATTCAATGCAATGATGGCGATGATGGTTAAAAAACCTTTAACCAAATTCATTAATACTTTAGCTGAAAATATAGGGAAGCTGTAA
- the pyrE gene encoding orotate phosphoribosyltransferase, which produces MILNKETARTTAELLLQIKAIKLDAQEPFTWASGWKSPIYCDNRIVLSYPPIRNHIREQFARQIEELYGKPDVIAAVATGAIGIGMLVAEILSLPFIYVRPEAKSHGRKNQIEGNLSEGQTVVVIEDLISTGNSSLNAVKALKEAKANVKGMLAIFTYGFKTADENFAKSGIELHTLSDYDFLLETAQKTNYINATEAGTLREWRQDPANWKK; this is translated from the coding sequence ATGATTTTAAATAAAGAAACAGCCAGAACAACTGCTGAACTGTTATTGCAAATTAAAGCAATAAAATTAGATGCACAAGAACCATTTACATGGGCCAGCGGTTGGAAATCGCCAATATATTGCGATAACCGAATAGTGCTCTCCTACCCGCCAATTAGAAATCACATAAGGGAACAGTTTGCACGCCAAATTGAAGAACTTTATGGTAAACCCGATGTTATTGCAGCGGTAGCCACAGGCGCCATTGGTATTGGGATGTTGGTAGCCGAGATTTTGAGCCTTCCGTTTATCTATGTTCGCCCCGAAGCTAAAAGCCACGGACGAAAAAACCAGATTGAAGGAAATCTCTCTGAAGGACAAACGGTGGTGGTAATTGAAGACTTAATAAGCACCGGAAACAGCAGTTTAAATGCGGTAAAAGCTTTAAAAGAAGCCAAAGCAAATGTAAAAGGAATGCTGGCAATCTTTACTTATGGTTTTAAAACTGCCGACGAAAACTTTGCAAAATCAGGAATAGAATTGCATACCCTTAGCGATTACGATTTCTTGTTGGAAACCGCACAAAAAACTAATTACATAAATGCTACTGAAGCCGGTACTTTAAGAGAATGGCGTCAGGATCCCGCAAACTGGAAAAAATAA